In Streptomyces sp. NBC_01408, one DNA window encodes the following:
- a CDS encoding YafY family protein, with the protein MAANAIDQTRRMLSLVTYLRERPGAHVADVARAFGITEDELISDLDVLPMCGTSFRGGDLLDIDTDGERIWWRNPDASGESTAEPLRLAADEATALLVAARAVATLPGLRESDRDALLRATAKLEAAAGEVAGASSRLSVTFESEGGVFADVDRAIAERRRLWLRYYSPARDELTERKVDPIRLFAVGHTYMEGWCHLSEARRTFRLDRVAEIRLLDERADPPAIEPRDLSEGLVQPAAEDPEVVVEVGPGGRWVAEYYPHDSAEELAEGGLRITLRSPDPASLRRLALRLGREGRIVAPAELAESARSAAREALAGYGEQV; encoded by the coding sequence ATGGCTGCCAACGCCATCGACCAGACCCGCCGGATGCTGTCCCTGGTGACCTATCTGCGCGAACGCCCCGGGGCGCACGTGGCCGACGTCGCGCGCGCCTTCGGGATCACCGAGGACGAGCTGATCTCGGACCTCGACGTGCTGCCCATGTGCGGGACCAGCTTCCGGGGCGGGGACCTGCTCGACATCGACACCGACGGGGAGCGCATCTGGTGGCGCAACCCCGACGCCTCGGGGGAGTCCACCGCCGAGCCGCTGCGGCTCGCCGCCGACGAGGCGACCGCGCTGCTGGTCGCCGCCCGCGCGGTGGCGACCCTGCCCGGGCTGCGCGAGAGCGACCGGGACGCCCTGCTGCGGGCCACCGCCAAACTGGAAGCGGCCGCGGGCGAGGTCGCCGGGGCCAGTTCCCGGCTCTCGGTGACCTTCGAGTCGGAGGGCGGGGTCTTCGCGGACGTCGACCGGGCCATCGCGGAGCGCCGGCGGCTGTGGCTGCGCTACTACTCGCCCGCGCGGGACGAGCTCACCGAGCGCAAGGTCGACCCGATCCGGCTCTTCGCGGTGGGGCACACGTACATGGAGGGGTGGTGCCACCTCTCGGAGGCCCGCCGAACCTTCCGCCTCGACCGGGTCGCGGAGATCCGGCTGCTGGACGAACGGGCCGACCCGCCGGCCATCGAGCCGCGTGACCTGTCCGAGGGCCTGGTCCAGCCGGCCGCCGAGGACCCGGAGGTCGTGGTCGAGGTGGGGCCGGGCGGCCGCTGGGTCGCCGAGTACTACCCGCACGACAGCGCCGAGGAGCTGGCCGAGGGAGGCCTGCGGATCACCCTGCGCAGCCCGGACCCGGCCTCGCTGCGCCGGCTCGCGCTGCGGCTCGGACGCGAGGGGCGGATCGTGGCTCCCGCGGAGCTGGCGGAGAGCGCGCGCAGCGCCGCCCGGGAGGCGCTCGCGGGGTACGGGGAACAGGTCTGA
- a CDS encoding YafY family protein: MAIAKAERLMNLALCLLGTRRPLSKRELRGSIEAYMEAGNDESFNRMFERDKDDLRELGLVIETVENLEGDTGYLARRDSNRLPPVALDAEEAAALGLAAKVWQQARLAGAASGALQKLRAGGMPEAGDPYEGQHSAIEPRIPVHEAAFEPLMLACRDRRPVVFDYRKSTAARPEARQVEPWALECWRGHWYLAGFDRDRGAERVFRLSRITGKVRSRAAKYTAEVPDVVTVRETVASWAGEGADRSALIRLRSGAGYPLRAKATAVREGGDGWDELEIPYGHGLDAWLVEFGPDVVVVEPADLRADVVDRLRAVAKG; encoded by the coding sequence ATGGCGATTGCCAAGGCCGAGCGGCTGATGAATCTGGCGCTGTGTCTGCTGGGGACCCGCCGGCCGCTGAGCAAGCGCGAGTTGCGCGGCTCCATCGAGGCGTACATGGAGGCCGGCAACGACGAATCCTTCAACCGGATGTTCGAGCGCGACAAGGACGATCTGCGCGAACTCGGCCTGGTCATCGAGACGGTGGAGAACCTGGAGGGCGACACGGGCTACCTGGCCCGCCGGGACAGCAACCGGCTGCCGCCCGTCGCCCTGGACGCCGAGGAGGCCGCCGCCCTGGGGCTGGCGGCCAAGGTCTGGCAGCAGGCCCGCCTCGCGGGAGCCGCGAGCGGCGCCCTGCAGAAGCTGCGCGCGGGCGGGATGCCGGAGGCGGGTGACCCCTACGAGGGCCAGCACAGCGCCATCGAGCCGCGCATCCCGGTCCACGAGGCGGCCTTCGAGCCCCTGATGCTGGCCTGCCGGGACCGCCGGCCGGTGGTCTTCGACTACCGCAAGTCCACCGCCGCCCGGCCCGAGGCCCGTCAGGTGGAGCCGTGGGCGCTGGAGTGCTGGCGGGGCCACTGGTACCTGGCCGGATTCGACCGCGACCGCGGGGCGGAGCGGGTGTTCCGGCTCTCCCGGATCACCGGCAAGGTCCGCTCGCGCGCCGCGAAGTACACCGCCGAGGTGCCCGACGTGGTGACCGTACGGGAGACCGTGGCGAGTTGGGCCGGGGAGGGCGCGGACCGATCCGCGCTGATCCGGCTGCGCTCCGGGGCGGGCTACCCGCTGCGGGCCAAGGCCACCGCCGTGCGCGAGGGCGGCGACGGCTGGGACGAGCTGGAGATCCCCTACGGGCACGGTCTCGACGCCTGGCTGGTGGAGTTCGGGCCCGACGTCGTGGTGGTGGAGCCCGCCGATCTGCGGGCCGACGTGGTGGACCGGCTCCGGGCCGTCGCCAAGGGCTGA
- the tatA gene encoding Sec-independent protein translocase subunit TatA, protein MIGNLKPLEILLIIAVIVLLFGAKKLPEMARSLGKSARILKSEAKAMKKDGETEDAAPAATPADQAAQQPVAPRTIQAAPGDVTSSRPVSEPNRTTQG, encoded by the coding sequence ATGATCGGCAATCTGAAGCCCCTCGAGATCCTCCTGATCATCGCTGTGATCGTGCTGCTCTTCGGTGCCAAGAAGCTCCCCGAGATGGCCCGCTCCCTCGGCAAGTCGGCCCGCATCCTCAAGAGCGAGGCCAAGGCGATGAAGAAGGACGGCGAGACGGAGGACGCGGCCCCCGCGGCCACGCCCGCCGACCAGGCCGCGCAGCAGCCCGTCGCCCCCCGCACCATCCAGGCCGCGCCCGGTGACGTCACCAGCTCGCGTCCCGTCAGCGAGCCGAACCGCACCACCCAGGGCTGA